The genomic region TCCCTCTTCGACCCCGCGGAGCTCGCGCGCGAGAAGAGCGTCATCCTCCAGGAGATCCTGATGGTGGACGACACTCCCGAGGAGTTCCTGCACGACTTCTTCAACGCGTCGTACTGGAACGGGCACCCGCTGGGCCTCCCGGTGCAGGGGACGGCGGAGAGCGTCGACCGGTTCGACCGGGACCGGGTCGAGGGGTATTTCCGGGACCGGTTCCGCCGCCGGGGAATCGTGGTCACCGTCGTCGGAAACCTGGATCACTCCGGGGTCGCGGCGGAGGTCGCGAACGCGCTGGGCTCCCTGGAGCTTCGCGAGCCGTTGACGCCCCCGCCGCCCACCGCGCCCGCCCGGGGATCGTTCCTGAAGCCGAAGCCGCTCGAGCAGGCGCACCTGTGCCTGGGCGCCCCGGCCGTCTCCCGGCGCAGCGAGCGCGTCTTCGCGATGGACATCTTGAACGCGATCCTGGGCGGCAGCTCCAGCAGCCGCCTCTTCCAGAGAGTGCGGGAGGAGCGCGGGCTGGCGTACTCCGTCGGTTCGTCGCTCTCGGTCTACGCGGACACCGGGATCCTCGAGATCTACGCGGGGACCGGCAAGGAGCACGTCCTGGAGGTCCTGGAGCTCGCGGGGCGCATCGTCGACGATCTCCGCCGGGGCGGCATCTCCGACGACGACGTCGCCTTCGCCAAGGAGCTCATCAAGGGGAACACGCTCCTGTCGCTGGAGTCGACCGGGTACCGGATGTCGTTCCTCGCGATGAACGAGATGTACCTCGACCGCCGGGAGCCGCCCGAGGCGATCCTCTCGAGGGTCGACGCGGTGACGCCGGGCGAGGTGCGCGAGCTCGCGGAGGAGCTGCTTCCCCGGGAGCGGTTCGCGCTGGCGGCGCTGGGGGATCTGCCCGCGGGGGAGCTCGCCTTTTGAGCGCGGGCGGCGGGTGCGACATCCGCGTCCGGCTGGTTCGCGGGGGAGTGGAGCTCCTGCCGTCGTACCGGACCGGGGGGGCGTCGGGGATGGACCTTTCCGCGGCGGTCGACGCGGAGGTGACCGTCCCGCCCGGCGGCCGGGCGTTGATACCGACCGGCGTGGCGCTTTCCCTTCCGCCCGGAGTCGAGGGGCAGGTCCGCCCCCGCAGCGGGCTCGCGATCCGGAACGGGGTGACGTGCCTCAACTCCCCCGGGACGATCGACGCCGACTACCGCGGGGAGATCCAGGTGATCCTCGCGAACTTCGGGGAGGAGCCGTTCCGCGTCCGGCGCGGCGACCGGATCGCGCAGATCGTCTTTTCGCCGGTCCTGTCGGCGCGGTTGACGGTCGTGGACGACCTCGACGGGACGCCCCGCGGCGCCGGCGGCTTCGGGCACACCGGAACATAAGGAGGGACGACGTGATCGAACGGTACACGCGGCCCGAGATGGCGGCGATCTGGAAGGACGAGAACCGGTTCCGCATCTGGCTCGACATCGAGGTCCTCGCCATGGAGGCGATGGTCCAAAAGGGGTGGATCCCGAAGGACGCCCTGGCGCGGGTCCGGCGGAAGGCGGCGTTCGACGTCGCCCGGATCGACGAGATCGAGCGGAAGGTGAAGCACGACGTCATCGCCTTCCTGACGTCGGTGGCCGAGACCATCGGGGACGATTCCCGGTTCCTCCACGTGGGGATGACCAGCTCCGACGTCCTGGACACCGCCTTCGCCGTGCAGATGCGGCAGGCGCTGACGCTGCTGATCCGGGAGGCGGAAGGGGTGTTCTCCGTCCTGAAGGCCAGGGCGATGGAGCACCGGCGGACCGTGATGATCGGGAGGACGCACGGGATCCACGCGGAGCCGGTGA from Deltaproteobacteria bacterium harbors:
- a CDS encoding insulinase family protein, whose product is MTVERTVLDNGIAIVTEQVPYLRSATVGIWVPVGSRAETPADSGIAHCIEHMLFKGTPRRKAIDISRAIESVGGTMNAYTSREYTYFFAKSMEKDFPLLVDLLSDIYRHSLFDPAELAREKSVILQEILMVDDTPEEFLHDFFNASYWNGHPLGLPVQGTAESVDRFDRDRVEGYFRDRFRRRGIVVTVVGNLDHSGVAAEVANALGSLELREPLTPPPPTAPARGSFLKPKPLEQAHLCLGAPAVSRRSERVFAMDILNAILGGSSSSRLFQRVREERGLAYSVGSSLSVYADTGILEIYAGTGKEHVLEVLELAGRIVDDLRRGGISDDDVAFAKELIKGNTLLSLESTGYRMSFLAMNEMYLDRREPPEAILSRVDAVTPGEVRELAEELLPRERFALAALGDLPAGELAF
- the dut gene encoding dUTP diphosphatase produces the protein MDLSAAVDAEVTVPPGGRALIPTGVALSLPPGVEGQVRPRSGLAIRNGVTCLNSPGTIDADYRGEIQVILANFGEEPFRVRRGDRIAQIVFSPVLSARLTVVDDLDGTPRGAGGFGHTGT